One window of Zalophus californianus isolate mZalCal1 chromosome 3, mZalCal1.pri.v2, whole genome shotgun sequence genomic DNA carries:
- the SSB gene encoding lupus La protein isoform X1 has product MAENGDNEKMAALEAKICHQIEYYFGDFNLPRDKFLKEQIKLDEGWVPLEIMIKFNRLNRLTTDFNVIVEALSKSKAELMEISEDKTKIRRSPSKPLPEVTDEYKNDVKNRSVYIKGFPTDATLDDIKEWLEDKGQVLNIQMRRTLHKAFKGSIFAVFDSIESAKKFVDTPGQKYKDTDLLILFKEDYFAKKNEERKQNKVEAKLRAKQEQEEKQKLAENAEMKSLEEKIGCLLKFSGDLDDQTCREDLHILFSSHGEIKWIDFVRGAKEGIILFKEKAKEALDKAKDANSGNLQLRNKEVTWEVLEGDVEKEALKKIIEDQQESLNKWKSKGRRFKGKGKGNKAAQTGSAKGKVQFQGKKTKFDSDEEHDQNGASGPVKRAREEQDKEEEPTPKQQKTENGAGDQ; this is encoded by the exons ATGGCTGAAAATGGTGATAATGAAAAAATGGCTGCTCTCGAGGCCAAAATCTGTCATCAAATTGAG TATTATTTTGGTGACTTCAATTTGCCACGagacaaatttttaaaggaacagaTCAAACTGGATGAAGGCTGGGTGCCTTTGGAGataatgataaaattcaataG GTTAAACCGTCTAACAACAGACTTTAATGTAATAGTGGAAGCATTGAGCAAATCAAAGGCTGAACTCATGGAAATAAGTGAAGATAAAACTAAAATCAGAAGATCTCCAAGCAAACCCCTCCCTGAAGTGACAGATGAATATAAGAATGATGTAAAAAACAGATCTGTTTATATT AAAGGCTTCCCAACTGATGCAACCCTTGATGACATAAAAGAATGGTTAGAAGATAAAGGTCAAGTACTAAATATTCAGATGAGAAGAACATTACACAAAGCATTTAAG GGATCAATATTTGCTGTGTTTGATAGTATTGAATCTGCTAAGAAATTTGTTGACACCCCTGGCCAGAAGTATAAAGATACAGACCTGCTAATACTTTTCAA GGAAGAttactttgcaaaaaaaaatgaagaaagaaagcaaaataaagtggAAGCTAAATTACGAGCTAAACA agagcaagaagaaaaacaaaagttagcaGAAAATGCTGAAATG AAATCTCTGGAAGAAAAGATTGGCTGCTTGCTGAAATTTTCAGGAGACTTAGATGATCAGACCTGTAGAGAAGATTTGCACATCCTTTTCTCAAGTCATGGTGAAATAAAATGGATAGACTTTGTCAGAGGAGCAAAAGAG GggataattctttttaaagaaaaagctaagGAAGCACTGGATAAAGCCAAAGATGCAAATAGTGGTAACCTACAATTAAGGAACAAAGAAGTGACCTGGGAAGTACTAGAAGGAGATGTGGAAAAGGAAGcactgaaaaaaatcatagaagatcaacaagaatctctaaacaaatggaaatcaaaag GTCGCagatttaaaggaaaaggaaaaggaaataaagctgCCCAGACTGGGTCTGCTAAAGGAAAAGTACAGTTTCAGGGCAAGAAAACTAAATTTGATAGTGATGAGGAACATGATCAAAATGGTGCATCTG GACCAgtaaaaagagcaagagaagaacaagacaaagaagaagaacctacaccaaaacaacagaaaacagaaaatggtgCTGGAGACCAGTAg
- the SSB gene encoding lupus La protein isoform X2 has translation MIKFNRLNRLTTDFNVIVEALSKSKAELMEISEDKTKIRRSPSKPLPEVTDEYKNDVKNRSVYIKGFPTDATLDDIKEWLEDKGQVLNIQMRRTLHKAFKGSIFAVFDSIESAKKFVDTPGQKYKDTDLLILFKEDYFAKKNEERKQNKVEAKLRAKQEQEEKQKLAENAEMKSLEEKIGCLLKFSGDLDDQTCREDLHILFSSHGEIKWIDFVRGAKEGIILFKEKAKEALDKAKDANSGNLQLRNKEVTWEVLEGDVEKEALKKIIEDQQESLNKWKSKGRRFKGKGKGNKAAQTGSAKGKVQFQGKKTKFDSDEEHDQNGASGPVKRAREEQDKEEEPTPKQQKTENGAGDQ, from the exons atgataaaattcaataG GTTAAACCGTCTAACAACAGACTTTAATGTAATAGTGGAAGCATTGAGCAAATCAAAGGCTGAACTCATGGAAATAAGTGAAGATAAAACTAAAATCAGAAGATCTCCAAGCAAACCCCTCCCTGAAGTGACAGATGAATATAAGAATGATGTAAAAAACAGATCTGTTTATATT AAAGGCTTCCCAACTGATGCAACCCTTGATGACATAAAAGAATGGTTAGAAGATAAAGGTCAAGTACTAAATATTCAGATGAGAAGAACATTACACAAAGCATTTAAG GGATCAATATTTGCTGTGTTTGATAGTATTGAATCTGCTAAGAAATTTGTTGACACCCCTGGCCAGAAGTATAAAGATACAGACCTGCTAATACTTTTCAA GGAAGAttactttgcaaaaaaaaatgaagaaagaaagcaaaataaagtggAAGCTAAATTACGAGCTAAACA agagcaagaagaaaaacaaaagttagcaGAAAATGCTGAAATG AAATCTCTGGAAGAAAAGATTGGCTGCTTGCTGAAATTTTCAGGAGACTTAGATGATCAGACCTGTAGAGAAGATTTGCACATCCTTTTCTCAAGTCATGGTGAAATAAAATGGATAGACTTTGTCAGAGGAGCAAAAGAG GggataattctttttaaagaaaaagctaagGAAGCACTGGATAAAGCCAAAGATGCAAATAGTGGTAACCTACAATTAAGGAACAAAGAAGTGACCTGGGAAGTACTAGAAGGAGATGTGGAAAAGGAAGcactgaaaaaaatcatagaagatcaacaagaatctctaaacaaatggaaatcaaaag GTCGCagatttaaaggaaaaggaaaaggaaataaagctgCCCAGACTGGGTCTGCTAAAGGAAAAGTACAGTTTCAGGGCAAGAAAACTAAATTTGATAGTGATGAGGAACATGATCAAAATGGTGCATCTG GACCAgtaaaaagagcaagagaagaacaagacaaagaagaagaacctacaccaaaacaacagaaaacagaaaatggtgCTGGAGACCAGTAg